In Clostridiisalibacter paucivorans DSM 22131, the following proteins share a genomic window:
- a CDS encoding DNA-binding domain-containing protein, protein MLKVYIVDDDISVVKILENIIEDCDLGDVVGYSLGGEDTVNDILLSDPDIVLIDLLMPDKDGIEIVKDIREEDNNIKFIMISQVNTKEMIGNAYESGIEFFINKPINIIEVKNIMEKLSEKIKMEKILTQIESVVKKDDQKSIEKISKNPVLDVITNIKKILNKLGILGEKGGEDIIRICQYLLKTKTSIFDYKIKDLCNLLAEDNQKAMEQRIRRAINKGLVNLANIGMEDYMNSTFTKYSNSIYNFQDVKAQMDYIRGKRKTGGKINVKKFIDNIMAYQEIGDM, encoded by the coding sequence TTGTTAAAAGTCTATATAGTAGATGATGACATTTCTGTTGTAAAGATACTGGAAAATATTATTGAGGATTGTGATTTAGGAGATGTTGTGGGATATTCCCTTGGAGGAGAAGATACAGTAAACGACATATTATTATCAGATCCAGATATAGTCTTGATAGATTTATTGATGCCTGACAAAGATGGCATTGAAATAGTCAAAGACATAAGGGAAGAAGATAATAACATAAAATTTATAATGATATCTCAAGTGAATACTAAAGAGATGATAGGTAATGCCTATGAATCGGGGATAGAATTTTTTATAAACAAGCCTATTAATATTATTGAAGTTAAAAATATTATGGAAAAATTGTCTGAAAAGATAAAAATGGAAAAGATATTGACTCAAATTGAAAGTGTAGTCAAAAAAGATGATCAGAAATCTATTGAAAAGATTTCTAAAAATCCAGTACTTGACGTAATCACAAATATAAAGAAGATATTAAATAAATTAGGCATACTAGGAGAAAAGGGAGGAGAAGACATAATTAGGATATGTCAATATCTACTGAAAACAAAGACATCCATATTTGATTATAAGATTAAAGATCTATGTAATCTTTTGGCAGAAGATAACCAGAAGGCCATGGAGCAAAGGATAAGAAGGGCAATAAATAAGGGGTTAGTAAATTTGGCCAATATAGGTATGGAAGATTACATGAATTCTACATTTACCAAGTATTCAAACTCTATATATAACTTTCAAGATGTAAAGGCTCAAATGGATTATATTAGGGGTAAAAGGAAAACTGGTGGAAAGATAAACGTAAAGAAGTTTATTGATAATATCATGGCATATCAAGAAATAGGAGATATGTGA
- a CDS encoding ATP-binding protein, whose translation MEIIKKHHIKQLMIIAVIDSISSLFYLNFPIEGFRITFSVVFFPWLLDMYDDLNPVLALGFAAVVEIFFRSVGIFFQTGDFIYAFFSSYQEILFYLIYGLIFYYLYSKHNGHKSIVGNFIIFFLCDFAGNFGEFIMRIFTLPETVTLKTLKFIIYAALIRAAIALLTITFMKYFELLIVKEEHEERYKKLVSLATDLKAETYFMNMNVDYLEKVMNNAYVLYGKMSKMKEMDDLKKLSLNIAKDVHEIKKDYLRVIRGIEEIMNNKIKYSNMEIKDIFEILKQNTDRFLTFSNEEIDITFDIKENFYIKEHYSFMSVFRNLINNAIEAINEKGEKGEIIVKHRTDGDMHIFTISDNGIGIKEKNLEYIFQARFSTKFDKSTGNISRGIGLTLVKAVIENKFGGELEVESQYNQGTTFKIIIPKKRLGG comes from the coding sequence ATGGAGATAATTAAAAAACACCATATAAAGCAATTAATGATAATAGCTGTTATAGACTCTATTTCATCTCTTTTTTATCTTAATTTTCCCATTGAAGGATTTAGGATAACATTTTCCGTAGTATTTTTTCCATGGCTATTGGACATGTATGATGACCTAAATCCTGTTTTAGCATTGGGATTTGCAGCAGTAGTTGAGATTTTCTTTAGAAGTGTAGGTATATTTTTTCAAACAGGAGATTTTATCTATGCCTTTTTTAGCAGTTATCAGGAGATATTGTTTTATTTGATATATGGATTGATTTTTTATTATCTTTATTCAAAACATAATGGACATAAAAGTATAGTAGGCAATTTTATTATATTTTTCCTATGTGATTTTGCTGGCAATTTTGGCGAATTTATAATGAGGATATTTACATTGCCAGAAACAGTGACTTTAAAGACCCTTAAATTTATAATTTATGCTGCATTGATTAGAGCAGCCATAGCGCTATTGACTATAACATTTATGAAGTATTTTGAACTATTGATTGTGAAAGAAGAACATGAAGAGAGATATAAGAAGTTAGTGTCTCTAGCAACAGATCTAAAAGCAGAAACTTATTTTATGAATATGAATGTAGATTATTTAGAAAAGGTTATGAATAATGCATATGTATTGTATGGCAAGATGTCAAAGATGAAAGAAATGGATGATCTAAAAAAACTGTCATTAAATATAGCTAAAGATGTCCATGAGATAAAAAAAGATTATTTGAGGGTTATTAGAGGAATAGAAGAGATAATGAATAATAAAATAAAATATTCAAATATGGAAATTAAGGACATTTTTGAGATATTAAAGCAGAATACAGATAGGTTTCTAACCTTTTCTAATGAAGAAATAGATATAACATTTGATATAAAAGAGAATTTTTACATAAAAGAACATTATTCGTTTATGTCGGTATTTAGAAATTTAATAAATAATGCAATAGAAGCTATAAATGAAAAGGGAGAAAAGGGAGAAATTATAGTTAAACATAGAACTGATGGGGATATGCATATTTTTACCATTTCAGATAATGGTATAGGAATAAAGGAAAAAAATCTTGAATATATTTTCCAGGCTAGATTTTCTACTAAATTTGATAAAAGCACTGGAAATATAAGTAGGGGTATAGGGCTAACTCTTGTAAAGGCTGTAATAGAAAATAAATTTGGAGGTGAACTGGAAGTAGAGTCCCAATATAATCAGGGGACTACTTTTAAGATTATAATTCCAAAGAAAAGGTTAGGGGGTTAA